One Melanotaenia boesemani isolate fMelBoe1 chromosome 8, fMelBoe1.pri, whole genome shotgun sequence DNA segment encodes these proteins:
- the LOC121644022 gene encoding E3 ubiquitin/ISG15 ligase TRIM25-like produces the protein MAQQENQLDRETFSCSICLDLLKDPVTIPCGHSYCMNCIKSFWDGEDQKRIYSCPQCRQTFTLRPVLVKSTMLAALVEQLKKTGLQAAPADHCYAGPEDVACDFCSGKKMKAIKSCLVCLASYCEKHLQPHYESPTFKKHKLVEPSKNLQENICSRHDEVMKMFCRTDQKCICLVCVMDEHKGHDTVSAAAERTERQRELEVSRQEIQQRIQDREKDLKLLQQEVEAINHSADKTVEDSEKIFTELIRLIQKRSSDVKQQIRSQQETEVSGVKELQEKLEQEITELKRKDAELKQLSHTEDHNQFLHNYPSLSALSESTHSSSINIRPLRYFEDVTAAVSELREKLQDILTDRWTNISLTVTDVDVLLSQPEPKSRAGFLKYSCEITLDPNTANTQLLLSEGNRKVTRMDQRQSYSSHPDRFTECCQVLSRESLIGRCYWEVEMRENVFVAVTYKNISRAGYESGFGFNDKSWTLCSYQKRYYFRYNSIRTSISGPRSSRVGVYLDHRAGILSFYSVSETRTLLHRVQTTFTQPLYAGLCVWSTGSSAELCKVK, from the coding sequence ATGGCGCAGCAGGAAAATCAGCTCGACCGAGAAACCTTCTCttgttccatctgtctggatctactgaaggatccggtgactattccctgtggacacagctactgcatgaactgtattaaaagcTTCTGGGATGGAGAGGATCAGAAGAGAATCTACAGCTGCCCTCAGTGTAGGCAGACCTTCACACTGAGACCTGTCCTTGTAAAAAGCACCATGTTAGCAGCTTTAGTGGagcagctgaagaagactggactccaagctgctcctgctgatcactgctatgctggacctgaagatgtggcctgtgatttctgctctggaaaaaaaatgaaagccaTCAAGTCCTGTTTAGTCTGTCTGGCCTCTTACTGTGAGAAACACCTTCAGCCTCATTATGAATCACCTACATTcaagaaacacaagctggtggagccctccaagaacctccaggagaacatctgctctcgtcatgatgaggtgatgaagatgttctgCCGTACTGATCAGAAGTGTATCTGTCTGGTCTGTGTTATGGATGAACATAAAGGCCAcgacacagtctcagctgcagcagaaaggactgagaggcagagagagctggaggtgagtcgacaagaaatccagcagagaatccaggacagagagaaagatctgaagctgcttcaacaggaggtggaggccatcaatcactctgctgataaaacagtggaggacagtgagaagatcttcactgagctgatccgtctcatccagaaaagaagctctgatgtgaagcagcagatcagatcccagcaggaaactgaagtgagtggagtcaaagagcttcaggagaagctggagcaggagatcactgagctgaagaggaaagacgctgagctgaagcagctctcacacacagaggatcacaaccagtttctacacaactacccctcactgtcagcactcagtgagtctacacactcatccagcatcaatatCCGTCCTCTCAgatactttgaggatgtgacagcagctgtgtcagagctcagagaaaaactacaggacattctgacagacagatggacaaacatctcactgacagtcactgatgtggatgttttactgtcacaaccagaaccaaagagcagagctggattcttaaaatattcatgtgaaatcacactggatccaaacacagcaaataCACAGCTGTTACTGTCAGAGGGAAACAGAAAGGTGACAAGAATGGATCAACGTCAGTCTTATTCtagtcatccagacagattcacTGAATGCTGTCAGGTTCTGAGTAGAGAGAGTCTGATTGGacgttgttactgggaggtggaaATGAGGGAAAACGTTTTTGTAGCAGTCACATACAAGAATATCAGCAGAGCAGGATATGAAAGTGGATTTGGATTTAATGACAAATCTTGGACATTATGTTCATACCAAAAACGTTATTATTTTCGGTACAACAGCATCAGAACCTCCATCTCAGGTCCTCGGTCCTCCAGAGTAGGAGTGTATCTGGATCACAGAGCAGGtattctgtccttctacagcgtctctgaaaccaggactctcctccacagagtccagaccacattcactcagccgCTCTATGCTGGACTTTGTGTTTGGTCTACTGGATCCAGTGCTGAGTTGTGTAAAGTGAAGTaa
- the LOC121644013 gene encoding tripartite motif-containing protein 16-like yields the protein MAEKGDQLDRETFSCSICLDLLKDPVTIPCGHSYCMNCIKSFWDGEDQKRIYSCPQCRQTFTPRPVLVKSTMFAALVEKLKKTGLQAAPADHCYAGPEDVVCDFCSGRKLKAIKSCLFCLASYCEKHLQPHYDVAPLKKHKLVEPSKNLQENICSRHDEVMKMFCRTDQKCICYLCSVDEHKGHDTVSAAAERTERQRELEVSRQEIQQRIQDREKDVKLLQQEVEAINHSADKTVEDSEKIFTELIRLIQKRSSDVKQQIRSQQETEVSGVKELQEKLEQEITELKRKDAELKQLSHTEDHNQFLHNYPSLSALSESTHSSSINICPLRYFEDVTAAVSELRDKLQDILTDRWTNISLTVTDVDVLLSQPRPKRRAGFLKYSCEITLDPNTANTQLLLSEGNRKVTRMDQRQSYSSHPDRFTECCQVLSRESLIGRCYWEVEMRGEVDVAVAYKNISRAGWGNESGFGYSSDKSWSLACYQNSYYFYYNSIRTSISGPRSSRVGVYLDHRAGILSFYSVSETRTLLHRVQTTFTQPLYAGVGIWSVGSSAELCKVK from the coding sequence ATGGCGGAGAAAGGAGATCAGCTGGACCGAGAAACCTTCTCttgttccatctgtctggatctactgaaggatccggtgactattccctgtggacacagctactgcatgaactgtattaaaagcTTCTGGGATGGAGAGGATCAGAAGAGAATCTACAGCTGCCCTCAATGTAGGCAGACCTTCACACCGAGACCTGTCCTGGTGAAAAGCACCATGTTTGCTGCTTTAGTGGAGAagctgaagaagactggactccaagctgctcctgctgatcactgctatgctggacctgaagatgtggtctgtgatttctgctctggaagaaaactgaaagccatCAAGTCCTGTTTATTCTGTCTGGCCTCTTACTGTGAGAAACACCTTCAGCCTCATTATGATGTGGCtcctttaaagaaacacaagctggtggagccctccaagaacctccaggagaacatctgctctcgtcatgatgaggtgatgaagatgttctgccgtactgatcagaagtgtatctgttatctctgctctgtggatgaacataaaggccacgacacagtctcagctgcagcagaaaggactgagaggcagagagagctggaggtgagtcgacaagaaatccagcagagaatccaggacagagagaaagatgtgaagctgcttcaacaggaggtggaggccatcaatcactctgctgataaaacagtggaggacagtgagaagatcttcactgagctgatccgtctcatccagaaaagaagctctgatgtgaagcagcagatcagatcccagcaggaaactgaagtgagtggagtcaaagagcttcaggagaagctggagcaggagatcactgagctgaagaggaaagacgctgagctgaagcagctctcacacacagaggatcacaaccagtttctacacaactacccctcactgtcagcactcagtgagtctacacactcatccagcatcaatatCTGTCCTCTGAgatactttgaggatgtgacagcagctgtgtcagagctcagagataaactacaggacattctgacagacagatggacaaacatctcactgacagtcactgatgtggatgttttactgtcacaaccaagaccaaagaggagagctggattcttaaaatattcatgtgaaatcacactggatccaaacacagcaaataCACAGCTGTTACTGTCAGAGGGAAACAGAAAGGTGACAAGAATGGATCAACGTCAGTCTTATTCtagtcatccagacagattcacTGAATGCTGTCAGGTTCTGAGTAGAGAGAGTCTGATTGGacgttgttactgggaggtggaaatgagaggagAGGTTGATGTAGCAGTCGCATACAAGAATATCAGCAGAGCAGGATGGGGGAATGAAAGTGGATTTGGATATAGCAGTGACAAATCTTGGTCATTAGCTTGTTACCAAAacagttattatttttactaCAACAGCATCAGAACCTCCATCTCAGGTCCTCGGTCCTCCAGAGTAGGAGTGTACCTGGATCACAGAGCAGGtattctgtccttctacagcgtctctgaaaccaggactctcctccacagagtccagaccacattcactcagccgCTCTATGCTGGAGTTGGGATTTGGTCTGTTGGATCCAGTGCTGAGTTGTGTAAAGTGAAGTaa